The sequence CTTGTAATCAACCCCTCCAATAATATGTCGTATGAGGACAAAACATTCAACCCAAAAGTCTTCTAATTGGTACTGTAGTTTGTCACAACTTAATATACATTCACATACAAGTCTAAAAAAGGAACGTGTTAGTTACTTACATGTTATCTTACATCTGTATACTAACTGATTATTATTATGGATCGTTAATTAACTATTGatgtaataaatgaattattgattatattcaataataaatagaattgttATTTCTGTTACACATTGTTAATGTAATTGCATATTTGAACATACTTTAAGAACAGAAACATCCacaatttgattatttaattgaattattcaaagtacaacctccatatatattcataatattttttgaTGATACATACCTTGACGGTAAAACATTAGAAGTTACTAGATTTTCAAGCAAAGATAATAACAATTGTAATCGTCTATGATTTGTCATTGCTGCTGCCATAGATAAAAATTGTCGAACAGCACCTTCTTGCTGTTCCTTAGTTAAATTTGACATAGCAGATGTCAACTCTTTTTGCCATGATGAtattttttcactttcattATTTGGATGGTGCACAAGCACACAACTAAATGCTTCTTCTATGGCTTCTACTTTCTGTAAtagtattacaaaaattaatggtAATATAGCTATAAATGAATTTGAATGCACTGGTGGATTTTAATTAAGAGGAATAAGAATACTATATCTCTATTAAcacaaattttgaaatttattgcaAAAGTTAATTGAGAAAGTTgactgaaaattataattatatttcaacctAGAATCAAAATTCTAACTTTTTACTACTTActgttaaacaaataatattcatcaTTATGACCAATGTACGACGCTCAATAGAATATACCATAAAAAATCTGAATAtaccataaaaaattaataataaaagaataaacacTTACCAAAATATCACTGACGATATTGGTGATCTGAGTTTCGCTGCCCATTTTTTAGCATAAAAGTCTCActcaaagataaaaatatataaaatttaatatgtaaaaGCAGACATCattgtttttaaattgaattttctcatacttcaatttaaaatttatactaaACACGTAGTAAATAAATCAAGAAAATAGCCGAGTTCTGTTTACGTTTCCATAACCCGCACAGCATTTGCATCAAACCACTGACTGCAGatgcaatataaatttttctccCACAGCCGGCGATTGTCTGACCCTTCCCCTCTACATTTCCGTAACACTTACAGTGGTGCCAACCGAGTACCAGTACTGGCATCAATgcatgtttcaacgtgtatggggCCCTTTATATATTTGTGTCGCTAAATCATATCACACACTCGTAGCAAAAATGAAGTAAGTATTTACTTCCTTAAGTAAATACTTACTTAGCTTCGCGCGTGAAAGTTTGAAGATATGGCAACAATATAATAGATACATTTTATGCTGGTTTACCATATTTACCATTTGATCAACTTCGATCATGCTGCTTGATGTAGTTTTCCTATTGACCGTTCTCTAGGCGTAGAAAGTAGAGTAAAACCTCTGATTTCCCGCTCAatcggtaattcagaacatgtAACATCGAGTCCCATAAGCTTGCAATGctatcctatacctcgtctgtggtCTTGACAACTATGTTATGAGTGCTATTCAAAGATGTCGTTGTTAGTAACTTGCGGAGAATTTTCAGTTTGGACTTCTTTCGTGACACGTGTTAACAAGAAAATTGCACGAAAGGGATATATCAATAGAAAACCGTGAAATGttaacatatatttttgtaaatattagtggTTTATGATCATAattataagaaaagaaaaaactatTTATATTACCAATTCCGGTAACCACATAACCTAATTATAATTTTAGCAATCGAAGTAAAGAATGCTTTCAACTAAGCATAATGTTAAATCGACTTTACTTTGCGGGTCTGCGGAATTAAACAAATCTTTTATGTTCGaggtaaatttaataaaatcattaaatacaGTAAACCCTTGTATAACGTGATCTGTAATAAAATGCAGGAATTTCGCGCATTTAAAGATGGAGTAAGGTTTAACTGAACATTATATTGTCTCCGTCACTGTTGCTGACTTTTTCCGttctttaattctttcatttttccgaGAACGTGGAAAACAAAAGTTgatctaataataattcaaaacacGCTACTTTACACTATTCATACAACACCTAACGTATTAATCGCGTTATACGGGATTCTACTACATTACAATGAACCCATTTATTAGGACTCGTAACAAAGAGGAAccttgatatttttatattatattttctaaatatgtaaatatctgACGACTACTACTTATCTACATACCCAGTAGTATTGAACTGTTTGAGCGATCgctgttatttttttaacaataccatcatgttattattataacaacTGTAAATCTTCTACATAAATAAAAGCAGAACTGCTTTTTTAAAAACTCAGATGcaatacaacaaaatattaGCAGTTTccctaaaataaaaacttcacaTTTACGATAGTAATGTTATATGTCGCAAATATCAAAAATCAATATCCGTTTGATCAGTTATTGAACTCAAAGTCAGGACCTAACATTATAAATGTTTACAGTTACTGTAAACAATAGATTGAGTCATTAGAAAATTTTACGATATTTGAAAACGTGTGCCAGTAACAAATACGTAAACCATTACCAATACTTTTTGTGCGATGTGCTGCTCACAATAGCGCAAAGAGACGAAAACTAACAAACGTATGCACGCGTCATATTCGAACAGTTCATAGTGTGTCGTAAGATCCGTTAAGCGTGATATCATGCGGTCAGTACTTGTTACGGGTCTGTTTTGTTACGAGCGGTCCCGACATTTCCGGAATCAGGTTTTCCTTCACAGGCAGCAATTTACTGGGCCGAAGAAGGACACCGCGTCGTTTACATTACACCAACCCCGTTGGATAGCCTGCCGGCTGCCTGTCACGACAGAAGTAATCCAGTACCCGCGGCTTTCAAGCTGATGAGATTTATGTAAGCGGAACACTTTTCTTGCGGTGCTTCTGCACGTGCATCGGCCTTCAAGATTTGTTCCTATAAAAAGAGCGTCGGATTTATGTTCACTTGACTAAACtttatttcaagaatattttgatCTCGCTTTCGCCTCGGTTGCTCGGATTCGTGTTCTGAATGTTGATTAAATGTTCCGTGCGATTAGGGTCGGAAATGAGTTGATTTCATTATCCGTGTAGATGGAAAACTcagaatatcaaataaaaaataatgtggctccgattcattattttttgccCTTCAAGTATAAAATAACAGTCTTAATGTAAACGAGTCGAAAGGAAGGAATCAATAAGCGAGGATCAAGTAATTTATTACTAAGAAAATCAAACAGTATATCTAAAAGTTTGgtctgaaaatttatttaaattgatctcttgtcatttcgaaaatattatagATGAAGGTAGTTgtctttcaaattttaaaatattaattactttgaattacctataattagatagatacatacaatatttaatatctgaCGATTTTATGGTATTATTTCTAAGTATGtttagtttataaataaaactatagttttcgaaatattgtagattaaatgaataattattttaaccttaattatataacaaaatcgaattataagtaaaaattgTGTCAGTACAATTGGATCTACCATTTTAAGTGATATTGACGGTAATAAAATCGTTCATCACATAGAAAACTATGTTTCCTCTaataaacaatttcaagaaTAGTAAGGAAGCAAAAATATGGTAAATATATATCGTAAATATTCTACATGTAACGTGCAGCAATGTCTTTTTATCTAAAGAGAgagtaattttttcttatatttggTTAACTCATTAGTCGATACCACTATCCGGTTAATTATCAGATTTAGATTCGTTTTTaccaaaaaatatttgtaactgtTTACTGATGTTTCCATTGTGATATtgtcaaaattaatattaaacaatttggaGTTACTTAGTAAATATTGATATCAGCGTCTCTGATACACATAAACGTATACGATTGACTTAAgtattcgattattttattataattcatatttatcCTGCGGAAATGTTAATTCACTGGAAATGTTTTCACGATGGAAACATATGTAAACACGCAATAAATCATTTAATGACATGGACTAGgacattattgaaaaatttcactCGAAGCTCACCAGCGAACCTTGTCCCTGGGACTTTCCAAGAGAAAGATAACGTTGATGAATGCTGTATAGTGGATTGCTGATGGCATTTGTTCTCATACACACGTGGCCCAAGTTAAGGGACTTTCCTACCTTGACGACTTGAAAACATGGTGATTTtcggaaatatttttgaagagAATTTTTGAATGAACAGTTTGAAACTCTATTACTTCATCATTGTATATTtaggaatttcattaaataaacgtatttatttaatcagagattataaatattctactaGAGCGTGTTGCAAAAATTGTTACCCATAGTTCATACGATAGCAACTATAGCGTAATTATCGTCAATCTTTACGattgaaaaattatagaaatacacaattaaatttaatagattgcAAATATCTATGAACTATTAAAATTTCGGAGTGTTCTATAGAATATTGTGGGGTGAAAATTTAAAATGCTTGGAACGAGGtggataaaattaaaagaaactggAAAAAAATCACGTTTTCCATGCGTCTGATTCACATTGGAGAATTTGTTTGTCAGATCTAGGAAAGATAATATTACACGTGTATATTATACGTTAGTTTGGGCAGGTTTATTCTTTCTGCGGGGCCATTAAATAAACAACAGACATCGCGATTTTTATGTTTGACTCATCGTGGTAGCAACAGGAACGGCGGAATAAACAATCAGACGAGGATCGTCGCAAATCAGCTGCTTCCTTCCTCgtacgtttatttttcaaacggaGATACAGTGACCGCGAAGATTCGTTGAACAGGGTTTCTggtaaaagaggaaaattcttgTAATTGCTGCGTTTTAATATTGTAGAAACCATACTGTGCTACTCATGACACGTGATGTTATTTATGAATACATAAATCTCGATGAAATGTTCATTACGCGTATAAAGTATTTCAATTGATCTATACGACGCCATTTATTTCCAGAAGTCTGTACACTTCTTAGAGCTGTATATATTCTAAGCTatcgatttttaaaaagaatctcAAATTGCAAgctaaataaacatttattagagGTAACGCTTCTGTtacatgaatattatattttatttttcataggtTTTATTCCCTGTCgtttttaaaaactttttagTTTGCTTTCTTCTTATacatttatagaaaaaattataaactgtaAACTAGATAATTCTAAACACTTATACGTAATTGTTATTCTAAaggaatattctatttattactgGAAGTAACGaagctttttttcatttttaagcaagaaatatgtgtatataaagaATTTTGCAGAAAGACCAAACGTTAGGCAAAAGGGTTTGCATAGATCATAAAATGAGAGTAGTTTTAGACAAAATTTCTTTGCTAGTAGTACCTTCATATCATTTaagtatttattgttataaataataaatgtcatGAATATACcaattcctttttcatttttaccacTTCAGAAGTGAAAGATTAAACAAGTATCAACTGATCAGAGAAACTTGTTAATCCAGGTACTTAGAAACTTACGAGATGCTAGTAGAAAAACTGACCAAATTGCACACATTCGCCACCTTGCCTACCGTACTCCTAATCGACGACTTCGACAACTATACTAAGGATTACAAAAAAACCGAGGCAATACGAGATATACACATAGCCAAGATGTCTGCATTGATCTTCGACACAATGAATACTTGTTCACGAATTTTAGGGAAGACTGTAAGTAAAAAGATATGGTGCCATAAAAGTCGTAAAGTGTTGTTTTTAGTCAGAATTAGCGGAGCTTGTGAATCATGcagacaaaaattgtaataacgCGAATAACAGTGGGTTCATAGGGCAGATGATGgattgaatttataaaaaagaaattattactaaacgtaaaaagtaaaaatgtaaaagtaattgaatttttaggTATACATATGTGGTTGGACATTTTCAATGACGAATGACGTTACTACTTATTCGATCTACTTCCAAAATATATGGAATATGACAAACGAGGAAGACACTAGAATGATATTGTTGGAAAAATATGGATGCCAAAACTTTTCTGAAAAATGTCCATCTTATAGGTACAGGAAACTTCAAGATGGAACACGGGTATTGAAACAGATATTCTACGAAAACTTTaggaattaattttcttttaattgtttctctttcatatttcaataattcataacgtacaataacaattttagaaattaattaaacgtaaaGCGAACACGTCTTTTTCTGTTTCACTTTATTGTTAGAttgtgtataattaaaaaacttatattttttcaagGTGATTAAAGTTATTTTCCTACCGTGTAtcctattaataaataaaattttggcAACAATAACGCATTCAAAATTATAGTCTAAATCGAACGAACTCAAAACGTAAAGATCTCTGTTTTCTGCCGAAAAATAGTTACTTACTATGTAGTCaacgtatattatttatttaaatttaaatatttatactaaagTCTTTTATATGTCTAAGCTGCATGACTACATAGACAGTTAACATAAGTTGAGGACAGATGACCCACTTTTTTCAAGACGAAtcattacatcataaatattattaatacctaaCTAAGATaactatatttatgaaaataaatacatataagaagaattGTTAAAAAGGCATCGGTGCAAAATTCAGTATACCGCTAAaaggaattgaa comes from Nomia melanderi isolate GNS246 chromosome 7, iyNomMela1, whole genome shotgun sequence and encodes:
- the LOC116433118 gene encoding uncharacterized protein LOC116433118, with amino-acid sequence MLSTKHNVKSTLLCGSAELNKSFMFEAAIYWAEEGHRVVYITPTPLDSLPAACHDRSNPVPAAFKLMRFMYLETYEMLVEKLTKLHTFATLPTVLLIDDFDNYTKDYKKTEAIRDIHIAKMSALIFDTMNTCSRILGKTVYICGWTFSMTNDVTTYSIYFQNIWNMTNEEDTRMILLEKYGCQNFSEKCPSYRYRKLQDGTREIGLSHRKLPWYNRAKREATNKRPTPKRISAPGGKDLASYCLVLRFKQVESPFSGWGSPL